A single region of the Acidimicrobiales bacterium genome encodes:
- a CDS encoding LLM class F420-dependent oxidoreductase: MKVDGAIGFRPIGEPVGAREAEEAGYDGVWTAETSHDPFMPLLLAAGETSRIELGTAIAVAFARNPMTTAMVANDLHWHSKGRFILGLGSQIRPHITKRFSMPWSHPARRMREFVLAMRAIWRCWNEREKLDFRGEFYTHTLMTPFFDPGPNPYGTPKVFLAGVGPKMTEVAGETCDGFICHGFTTPKYLSEVTLPALEAGMAKAGRKREDFEISIPLFVVTGTSEEQMEQARRSVKGQIAFYGSTPAYRPVLELHGWGDLQTELNTLSKQGRWQEMADLVDDDVLDAMAVTAEPAELASAISARYAGLVDRISFYAPYQSDPETWLPVIAELKKI; this comes from the coding sequence ATGAAAGTGGACGGGGCGATCGGCTTCAGGCCGATCGGAGAGCCGGTCGGTGCACGTGAGGCGGAGGAGGCCGGATACGACGGCGTGTGGACCGCGGAGACGTCGCACGATCCGTTCATGCCGCTTCTGCTCGCTGCAGGTGAGACGAGCCGCATCGAACTGGGTACCGCCATCGCCGTCGCGTTCGCCCGCAACCCCATGACCACCGCGATGGTCGCCAACGACCTCCACTGGCATTCGAAGGGCCGTTTCATCCTGGGTCTCGGATCGCAGATAAGACCGCACATCACCAAGCGGTTCTCCATGCCCTGGTCACACCCGGCCCGACGGATGCGGGAGTTCGTCTTGGCCATGCGGGCGATCTGGCGTTGCTGGAACGAAAGGGAGAAGCTCGACTTTCGCGGCGAGTTCTACACGCACACCCTCATGACCCCGTTCTTCGACCCCGGCCCCAACCCGTACGGCACGCCGAAGGTGTTCTTGGCCGGCGTAGGGCCGAAGATGACCGAGGTCGCCGGAGAGACGTGCGACGGCTTCATCTGCCACGGGTTCACCACCCCCAAGTACCTCAGCGAGGTGACGCTGCCCGCTCTGGAGGCCGGCATGGCCAAGGCCGGGCGCAAACGCGAGGACTTCGAGATCTCGATACCGCTCTTCGTCGTCACCGGGACGTCCGAGGAGCAGATGGAGCAGGCCCGCCGATCGGTGAAGGGACAGATCGCCTTCTACGGCTCCACTCCTGCGTACCGGCCCGTACTCGAGCTGCACGGCTGGGGTGACCTTCAGACGGAACTGAACACCCTGTCCAAACAGGGCAGATGGCAAGAGATGGCCGACCTCGTCGACGACGACGTGCTCGACGCCATGGCGGTCACGGCCGAACCGGCGGAACTCGCCTCGGCGATATCAGCCCGCTACGCGGGCCTCGTCGACCGCATCTCCTTCTACGCGCCCTACCAATCGGATCCCGAGACCTGGCTCCCGGTCATCGCAGAGCTCAAGAAGATCTGA
- a CDS encoding putative ligase produces the protein MHTLLDRFEVAAARPGGRVVFVQGEEHVPVSWAELHDDARRMAAELQEGLGISSGAHVALLGATSRELVTAIQAVILAGATVVVLPLPMRMASVEEFVEQTRRRLRRADTDLLVADGLILDSVDVGEVGIPLVRLEDLAERSSRRTPDEWDRPRLSPDDLAVLQFTSGSTSDPKGVMLPHRTITANLDAIAVAAELDIEGDVLVSWLPLYHDMGLIGLLCVPMTTGCDLVLGAPQDFMARPIRWMEWISRYGGTATAGPNFAWAVTTRSLRRSERLDLSRLRVALSGAEPVDPATVREFVRVAGEHGMRPEAVFPAFGMAEVAIAGTFPEPLTGLRTDTVDRKVLETEGLAVPTGPGPQTKELARLGRPVPGLEIRICDPETGRERSEREVGELEIRGTSVTPGYYGDPEATARAFRGEWLRTGDLGYLVDGELVICGRMKDVIIVGGRNVFPEDIERAAARVEGVRAGNVIAFGVEDSKGRERIVVVAETKEQEVGDIPARVVREVLAGTGETVREVVLLAPGSLPKTSSGKLQRDLTKRRYLSGELESFSRQNLSAVRSS, from the coding sequence ATGCATACTCTCCTAGATCGCTTCGAAGTCGCGGCTGCCCGCCCGGGCGGCCGTGTCGTGTTCGTACAGGGGGAAGAGCACGTCCCGGTCTCCTGGGCCGAGCTCCACGACGACGCCAGGCGGATGGCGGCGGAGCTTCAGGAGGGGCTCGGCATCTCCTCGGGAGCTCACGTGGCGCTGCTCGGGGCCACGTCCCGCGAACTTGTCACCGCCATCCAGGCGGTGATCCTCGCCGGGGCGACGGTGGTAGTGCTCCCGCTGCCGATGCGAATGGCGTCGGTCGAGGAGTTCGTGGAACAGACGCGTCGTCGCCTGCGGAGGGCCGACACCGACCTGCTGGTGGCGGACGGGCTGATCCTCGACTCGGTCGACGTCGGCGAGGTGGGAATCCCTCTCGTCCGTCTGGAAGACCTGGCCGAGCGGTCGAGCAGACGCACGCCCGACGAGTGGGATCGGCCGCGCCTGTCTCCCGACGATCTGGCGGTGCTTCAGTTCACGTCTGGCTCCACGTCGGATCCCAAGGGTGTGATGCTTCCCCACCGCACGATCACGGCGAACCTCGACGCGATAGCGGTGGCTGCCGAGCTGGACATCGAAGGCGACGTCCTTGTGTCCTGGCTGCCCCTCTATCACGACATGGGCTTGATCGGGCTTCTGTGCGTCCCGATGACGACGGGCTGCGATCTGGTGTTGGGAGCACCGCAGGACTTCATGGCACGGCCCATCCGATGGATGGAGTGGATCTCCCGCTACGGAGGTACCGCCACCGCGGGGCCGAACTTCGCTTGGGCCGTGACGACGAGGTCGCTCAGGCGCTCGGAACGCCTCGACCTGTCGAGGCTGCGTGTGGCCTTGAGCGGCGCCGAGCCCGTCGACCCTGCGACCGTGCGCGAGTTCGTTCGGGTGGCCGGAGAGCACGGCATGCGTCCCGAGGCGGTATTCCCGGCTTTCGGCATGGCCGAGGTGGCGATCGCAGGAACGTTCCCCGAGCCGCTCACCGGCCTGCGCACGGACACGGTGGACAGGAAGGTGCTTGAGACCGAAGGCTTGGCCGTCCCGACGGGGCCGGGACCGCAGACCAAGGAACTCGCGCGACTCGGAAGACCGGTCCCCGGACTCGAGATCCGGATCTGTGACCCGGAGACCGGTCGGGAGAGGTCCGAGCGGGAGGTCGGGGAGCTCGAGATCCGCGGCACTTCCGTCACGCCCGGGTACTACGGCGATCCCGAGGCGACCGCTCGCGCCTTTCGTGGGGAGTGGTTGAGGACGGGTGACCTCGGATACCTCGTCGACGGCGAGTTGGTGATCTGCGGTCGGATGAAGGACGTGATCATCGTCGGAGGGCGGAACGTCTTCCCCGAGGACATAGAGCGGGCCGCCGCGAGGGTGGAGGGGGTCCGTGCAGGCAACGTGATCGCGTTCGGGGTGGAGGACTCCAAGGGACGCGAGCGCATAGTCGTGGTGGCCGAGACCAAGGAGCAGGAGGTGGGTGACATCCCTGCTCGTGTGGTGCGAGAAGTGCTCGCCGGCACGGGAGAGACCGTCCGCGAGGTGGTGCTCCTTGCGCCGGGCTCGTTGCCGAAGACGTCGAGTGGGAAGCTGCAGCGTGATCTCACCAAGAGGCGATACCTCTCGGGTGAGCTCGAGAGTTTCTCGAGGCAGAACCTCTCGGCGGTCAGATCTTCTTGA
- the leuS gene encoding leucine--tRNA ligase, which produces MPTPPDDYDFRATEAKWQRIWDESGAYRVENDDPRPHFYALCMYPYPSGPAHMGHVRNYTFGDLVVRHRTMNGYAVLSPMGFDSFGLPAENAAIRTGRHPRLFTEERIEELRSSILAIGAVYDWRREVRSHDPEYVKWTQWIFLRFLRAGLAYRAKAPVNWCPGCQTVLANEQVLADGTCERSGDKVTTRQLEQWFFKITAYADELLESLDELEWPERVKVMQRNWIGRSEGAQFRMQVCDGDGRPHPDGLALEVFTTRPDTSFGMTYAVMAPEHPLVEKVTTEDRLPEVRRFVQEVAERSEIDRLSTEGELSKRGVFTGAYVLNPFNQKPVPLWVADYVLMSYGTGAIMAVPGEDQRDWDFAKAHGLPIIRTVQPPDGWEGEAWTGDGPAINSEWLDGLYKEEAIEAAIRWLEENGIGRRKVNYRLRDWLVSRQRYWGCPIPVVHCPSCGVVPVPENQLPVMAPDDVEFLPTGESPLRRHEGFLRTTCPDCGGAATRETDTMDTFVDSSWYFLRYCDPWCRDAPVSVEGVRAWMPVDQYIGGIEHAILHLLYARFFTKALADLGVIPKDVREPFRRLFTQGMIRLGGDKMSKSKGNLVEPSEILASHGADTLRLAHLFVGPPQEDVDWEDVTLEGCHRFLQRLWRLGVGTPQGVTDRQPSDSDHELRKETHRLIDKVSKAYERWSYNTAVAACMEFTNALQKRLREPEGVARATFDEAIDSLLLLLAPMVPHITAELWERRHGGDVHAQPWPEADPELVAAETVTMVVQVNGKVRDTLEVPVDISEEEARELALASPKVERHVAGAEVRRVIVKAPKLVNVVV; this is translated from the coding sequence CGCCGATGGGCTTCGACAGCTTCGGCCTCCCTGCCGAGAACGCCGCGATCCGCACCGGTCGTCATCCTCGTCTCTTCACCGAGGAGCGCATCGAGGAGTTGCGTTCCTCGATCCTGGCCATCGGTGCCGTCTACGACTGGCGTAGAGAGGTGCGCAGCCACGATCCGGAATACGTCAAGTGGACCCAGTGGATCTTCCTGCGCTTCCTGCGGGCCGGCCTCGCGTACAGGGCGAAGGCACCGGTGAACTGGTGTCCCGGGTGCCAGACGGTCCTGGCCAACGAACAGGTGCTGGCCGACGGGACGTGCGAGCGTTCGGGGGACAAGGTCACGACCCGCCAGCTGGAACAGTGGTTCTTCAAGATCACCGCGTACGCAGACGAGCTGTTGGAATCGCTGGACGAGCTGGAGTGGCCCGAGCGTGTGAAGGTCATGCAGCGGAACTGGATCGGGAGATCCGAGGGGGCCCAGTTCCGCATGCAGGTGTGCGACGGGGACGGCAGACCACATCCCGACGGACTGGCGCTCGAGGTCTTCACCACACGACCGGACACTTCATTCGGCATGACGTACGCGGTGATGGCCCCCGAGCATCCCTTGGTGGAGAAGGTCACCACAGAGGATCGGTTGCCCGAAGTGAGGAGGTTTGTGCAGGAGGTCGCGGAGCGCTCGGAGATCGACCGGCTCTCTACCGAGGGTGAGCTCTCCAAGCGCGGCGTGTTCACCGGCGCGTACGTCCTCAACCCGTTCAACCAGAAGCCCGTGCCGTTGTGGGTCGCCGACTACGTCCTCATGTCGTACGGGACGGGGGCGATCATGGCCGTCCCGGGTGAGGATCAACGGGACTGGGACTTCGCCAAGGCGCACGGCCTGCCGATCATCCGGACCGTCCAGCCACCGGATGGCTGGGAAGGTGAGGCGTGGACCGGCGACGGTCCGGCGATCAACAGCGAATGGCTCGACGGCCTCTACAAGGAGGAGGCGATCGAAGCCGCGATCAGATGGTTGGAGGAGAACGGTATCGGTCGCCGCAAGGTGAACTACAGGCTCCGGGACTGGCTGGTTTCCCGCCAGCGGTACTGGGGATGCCCGATCCCCGTGGTTCATTGCCCCTCGTGCGGGGTTGTGCCGGTACCCGAGAACCAACTTCCGGTGATGGCACCCGACGACGTCGAGTTCCTCCCGACCGGCGAGTCTCCACTGCGTCGTCACGAGGGGTTCCTCAGGACCACCTGTCCCGACTGTGGGGGCGCGGCCACCCGCGAGACCGACACCATGGACACCTTCGTCGACTCCTCGTGGTACTTCCTCAGGTACTGCGACCCTTGGTGCCGGGACGCCCCGGTCAGTGTCGAAGGTGTGAGAGCCTGGATGCCGGTCGACCAATACATCGGCGGCATCGAGCACGCCATCCTGCATCTGCTGTACGCCAGGTTCTTCACCAAGGCCCTCGCCGACCTCGGCGTCATCCCCAAGGACGTGCGCGAGCCGTTCCGGCGGTTGTTCACCCAGGGCATGATCCGCCTCGGCGGGGACAAGATGTCCAAGAGCAAGGGGAACCTCGTCGAGCCGTCCGAGATCCTCGCGAGTCATGGGGCCGACACGCTTCGGCTGGCCCACCTGTTCGTCGGGCCGCCACAGGAGGACGTCGACTGGGAGGACGTAACGCTCGAGGGCTGCCATCGCTTCCTCCAGAGGCTCTGGCGTCTCGGGGTGGGGACGCCCCAGGGCGTCACGGACCGCCAGCCGTCGGACTCGGACCATGAACTGCGCAAGGAGACGCACAGGCTGATCGACAAGGTCTCCAAGGCGTACGAGCGTTGGAGCTACAACACCGCTGTAGCCGCCTGCATGGAGTTCACGAACGCCTTGCAGAAGCGGCTACGAGAACCGGAGGGCGTGGCGAGAGCGACTTTCGACGAGGCGATCGACAGCCTGCTACTCCTGTTGGCCCCGATGGTTCCCCACATCACCGCGGAGCTGTGGGAGCGGCGCCACGGGGGAGACGTCCACGCGCAGCCCTGGCCCGAGGCAGACCCCGAGCTGGTGGCGGCAGAGACGGTGACGATGGTCGTACAGGTGAACGGAAAGGTGCGCGACACTCTGGAAGTTCCCGTCGACATATCGGAAGAGGAGGCGAGAGAACTCGCCCTCGCGTCCCCGAAAGTGGAACGGCACGTAGCAGGTGCCGAGGTCAGGCGGGTGATAGTGAAAGCCCCCAAGTTGGTGAACGTGGTGGTGTGA